One stretch of Thermanaerosceptrum fracticalcis DNA includes these proteins:
- a CDS encoding WecB/TagA/CpsF family glycosyltransferase yields the protein MKIETVNILGVRVARMGMNQVLEWIRIMIDQGKPRHIVTANAEIIYKAYREPDFRRLIGNADLVTPDGSGVVWASRTLGQPVPERVTGIDLIYKLFSYSHEKGWKIYFLGAKPEVVEKAVLNTLGKYPKLHICGYHHGYFYQEEEPKIVSNIAKEKPDILLVALGAPKQEQFIQRYIKELNAPISIGVGGSFDVLAGVAERAPEVMQNYGLEWLYRLYKEPTRYKRMLALPKFVLAVLRQKLGSR from the coding sequence ATGAAAATCGAGACCGTGAATATCCTCGGCGTCAGGGTGGCCCGTATGGGAATGAACCAGGTCCTGGAGTGGATCCGGATCATGATTGACCAGGGCAAGCCCCGGCATATCGTCACCGCCAATGCCGAGATAATCTATAAAGCCTATCGAGAGCCTGACTTTAGACGCCTCATTGGTAATGCCGATTTGGTTACTCCTGATGGTTCTGGCGTGGTCTGGGCTTCCAGAACCCTGGGTCAGCCTGTGCCTGAAAGGGTGACAGGGATTGACCTGATATATAAGCTTTTTTCTTATTCTCATGAAAAAGGCTGGAAAATCTATTTCCTGGGGGCTAAGCCTGAGGTGGTGGAAAAAGCTGTCTTGAACACTCTCGGAAAGTACCCGAAACTCCACATTTGCGGCTATCACCACGGATACTTTTACCAGGAGGAAGAACCGAAAATCGTGTCGAATATAGCCAAAGAAAAGCCTGATATCCTGCTGGTGGCATTGGGAGCGCCCAAACAGGAGCAGTTTATCCAGCGGTACATAAAAGAATTGAACGCACCTATTTCCATAGGGGTCGGGGGTTCCTTTGATGTCCTGGCCGGAGTTGCCGAACGGGCCCCTGAAGTTATGCAAAATTACGGGTTGGAATGGCTCTACAGACTCTATAAAGAACCAACGCGCTATAAGCGGATGCTGGCCCTGCCCAAGTTTGTTCTAGCCGTCTTACGGCAAAAACTTGGTTCTAGATGA
- a CDS encoding LCP family protein, producing the protein MEPQDDIKMPPLERKRKKTLTPAGWILLVGFFLLCVFLGYKVAQLVMDPLVPKEKNNKMDVAHKSENILNILLLGVDQRKNESARSDTIILASFNLEDKEVHLLSIPRDTKVDIPGKGSYKINHADAVGGPELAVTTVEKFLDVPVHYYVQTNFEGFRKAIDILGGVTINVEQRMYLPEEDINLKAGLQKLNGYDALAYVRWRSDGKGDIGRIERQQKFFKALAQQAVSFSTVWKIPELVEELNKYVKTDMPVSKMITLANKFRDIKNIKLETHMVPGAPVGDAVTASYWIADRQALAKLMAEIYKEPAAVPPKTATAKK; encoded by the coding sequence ATGGAGCCTCAAGACGATATCAAAATGCCTCCTTTGGAGCGCAAGAGAAAGAAAACCCTTACCCCGGCAGGCTGGATCCTCCTCGTGGGGTTCTTTTTGCTGTGCGTTTTTTTAGGCTACAAGGTAGCCCAACTGGTCATGGATCCCCTGGTGCCCAAGGAGAAGAATAATAAAATGGATGTAGCCCACAAATCCGAAAATATCCTGAATATTCTTTTGCTGGGCGTTGATCAGAGAAAGAACGAAAGCGCCCGTTCCGATACCATTATTCTTGCTTCTTTTAATCTTGAGGATAAAGAGGTCCACCTCCTTTCCATACCCCGGGATACAAAAGTGGATATTCCCGGCAAAGGTTCATATAAAATTAACCACGCTGATGCCGTGGGCGGACCGGAATTAGCCGTAACGACGGTCGAAAAATTCCTGGATGTTCCCGTACATTATTATGTGCAGACGAATTTTGAAGGTTTTCGCAAAGCCATAGATATCCTGGGCGGGGTTACCATCAACGTGGAACAGCGCATGTATCTGCCCGAAGAGGATATCAATTTAAAAGCGGGACTGCAAAAACTGAACGGCTATGATGCCCTTGCTTATGTGCGCTGGCGCAGTGACGGCAAAGGGGACATCGGCCGTATTGAACGCCAGCAGAAGTTTTTCAAAGCCCTGGCCCAGCAGGCTGTCAGCTTTTCGACTGTCTGGAAGATACCCGAACTGGTGGAAGAATTGAATAAATATGTTAAAACAGATATGCCGGTATCCAAAATGATCACTTTGGCCAATAAATTTCGTGATATCAAGAATATTAAACTGGAAACCCACATGGTCCCCGGGGCACCTGTAGGCGACGCCGTGACCGCCAGCTACTGGATTGCCGATAGACAGGCCCTCGCCAAACTCATGGCCGAAATCTACAAAGAACCCGCAGCAGTTCCCCCTAAAACTGCCACAGCGAAGAAATAA